A portion of the Acidisoma sp. PAMC 29798 genome contains these proteins:
- a CDS encoding DUF697 domain-containing protein, which produces MPVVEVTTDPTPRASGLTLALSGVAVLAIGLAGLQTGNFVATQFDRAAWLGWLTLAVAVLGFGLLLAAAWRELSGLFALGRVDRLRNALGSGDARRIHAAARLWAATMPEAATLIPAIDAANDPDAILALLRAGPVAAMRARSDALGRNAAFQTTVGIAATPSPALVVLLVAWRGVRLVRQVAALHGMRPGLLGTLGLLHRTMLAAGLVAGSEAAINAAAHAVLSNPLLAHAIGDMAGAGVAARRMILLARATAAACTPLGAARDTDTTF; this is translated from the coding sequence ATGCCTGTCGTGGAGGTGACCACCGATCCGACGCCGCGCGCCTCCGGTCTGACCCTTGCCCTGTCCGGTGTGGCAGTTCTGGCAATCGGTCTGGCGGGGCTGCAAACCGGCAATTTCGTCGCGACCCAATTCGACCGCGCCGCTTGGCTGGGCTGGCTGACGCTTGCGGTTGCTGTATTGGGCTTTGGCCTTCTGCTGGCGGCGGCTTGGCGGGAGCTGAGCGGCCTTTTTGCCCTGGGCCGCGTCGATCGATTGAGGAACGCATTGGGGAGTGGCGATGCGCGTCGCATTCATGCGGCGGCACGTCTTTGGGCCGCGACTATGCCGGAAGCCGCGACCCTGATACCGGCCATCGATGCCGCGAACGATCCCGACGCCATTCTGGCCTTGTTGCGGGCCGGGCCAGTCGCCGCAATGCGCGCCCGCAGCGATGCGCTAGGGCGCAACGCCGCCTTCCAGACGACGGTCGGAATTGCAGCCACCCCGTCGCCCGCGCTCGTCGTGCTCCTGGTCGCCTGGCGCGGCGTGCGGCTGGTGCGCCAGGTGGCGGCGCTGCACGGGATGCGCCCAGGGCTGTTGGGCACCTTGGGCCTGCTCCACCGCACGATGCTGGCCGCAGGCCTCGTGGCCGGTTCGGAGGCCGCAATCAATGCCGCCGCTCATGCCGTGCTCTCAAATCCTCTGCTGGCCCATGCCATAGGCGATATGGCAGGCGCAGGCGTCGCGGCCCGGCGAATGATATTGCTGGCGCGTGCGACGGCCGCCGCTTGCACGCCCCTCGGTGCCGCCCGCGATACGGACACGACCTTTTGA
- a CDS encoding YcjX family protein: protein MTGLARAGKTAFLTSLAANLLAMGAGQPTLPALAARLGGRRLSVSLAETGASAIPRFDYGAHLDALAAEPAAWPARTGAVSLLALDLSVPRAGLAGQFPARRLRLEFLDYPGEWLLDLPLLRTSFSDWSESALRRLENQPLAQDFLAFSMALPSGARRDEALAATGHRLYRSMLHRLRDEAGLAYLQPGRFLMPAPGPEPPWVQFFPLRGTGGLVGLLEERYSAYANAARQDLVSPLFGKLDRLVIMADLLTALASGHDGFADTQAALSAAAGALRWQSSWMESVTALLSLRWPPPVIRRVAYAATKADHVAARQRGNLRNLMKVLTGRETEMASDYFALASIRCTEDAIWQLGGRSVSAVRGRVAGQGVALSYPGEVPDQPPDNAFWSHTFFALPEFEPTRLPDARRVGMPQIELDALLAFLLDDVL from the coding sequence GTGACCGGCCTCGCGCGGGCGGGAAAGACCGCGTTCCTGACATCGCTGGCGGCGAACCTCCTGGCTATGGGAGCGGGCCAGCCCACTCTGCCCGCGCTCGCGGCTCGGTTGGGTGGTCGCCGCCTGAGCGTGTCATTGGCCGAAACCGGTGCTTCCGCAATCCCACGCTTCGATTATGGCGCCCATCTCGACGCGCTGGCAGCCGAGCCGGCCGCTTGGCCCGCGCGCACCGGAGCGGTGTCTTTGCTGGCACTGGATCTGTCCGTGCCTCGTGCGGGGCTCGCTGGGCAATTTCCGGCGCGGCGCCTAAGACTGGAGTTTTTGGACTATCCCGGCGAGTGGCTGCTGGATCTGCCACTATTGCGCACGAGCTTTTCTGATTGGTCGGAAAGCGCGCTTCGCCGTTTGGAAAATCAACCCTTGGCGCAGGACTTCCTTGCGTTCTCCATGGCACTTCCCTCGGGCGCTCGGCGGGACGAGGCGTTGGCGGCTACGGGCCACCGCCTCTATCGCAGCATGTTGCACCGGCTGAGGGACGAGGCCGGCTTGGCCTATCTCCAACCTGGGCGGTTCCTGATGCCCGCGCCGGGTCCAGAGCCGCCTTGGGTCCAGTTCTTTCCCCTGCGCGGAACGGGTGGTCTGGTCGGCCTTCTTGAGGAGCGCTACAGCGCTTATGCCAATGCGGCACGGCAGGATCTGGTTTCGCCACTCTTCGGCAAGCTCGATCGTCTGGTGATCATGGCTGATCTGTTGACGGCTCTCGCTTCAGGGCATGACGGCTTCGCGGACACGCAGGCGGCGCTGTCCGCAGCTGCCGGCGCCCTGCGCTGGCAGTCTTCCTGGATGGAAAGTGTGACGGCGCTCCTCTCCCTGCGCTGGCCACCGCCGGTGATCCGTCGCGTCGCCTATGCCGCGACTAAAGCCGATCACGTCGCCGCACGGCAACGGGGCAACCTCCGCAACCTGATGAAGGTGCTCACAGGACGGGAGACGGAGATGGCCTCAGACTATTTCGCCCTCGCCTCGATCCGGTGCACGGAGGATGCGATCTGGCAGTTGGGCGGCCGCAGCGTGTCGGCGGTACGCGGTCGAGTGGCAGGTCAGGGCGTCGCCCTTTCGTATCCGGGCGAGGTCCCTGACCAGCCGCCGGATAACGCCTTTTGGTCGCATACGTTCTTCGCGCTGCCTGAATTCGAGCCGACTCGCCTGCCTGATGCGCGGCGGGTCGGCATGCCTCAGATCGAGCTCGACGCGCTGCTTGCCTTCCTGCTGGACGACGTGTTGTGA
- a CDS encoding MucR family transcriptional regulator has protein sequence MTTDAQPAMIVLVTNVVSAYVSGNTLSSEMLPELIRTVYTTFGNLGQNVPTAVEGRPAPAVPIKKSVFPDYIICLEDGLKLTMLKRHLRTAYGMTPNEYRKRWHLPATYPMVAPSYSARRSDLAKTSGLGTKELHNKQAVPGAATPAEIEAAETQPEAKPEVTVFKAHQRGRKKAVPAG, from the coding sequence ATGACGACCGACGCACAACCAGCCATGATTGTCTTGGTGACCAACGTCGTCTCGGCCTACGTCTCGGGAAATACCCTCTCCTCGGAAATGCTGCCGGAACTGATCCGGACCGTCTACACGACCTTCGGCAATCTTGGTCAGAACGTCCCAACAGCTGTCGAGGGGCGTCCAGCACCGGCCGTGCCAATCAAGAAGTCGGTCTTTCCTGACTACATCATCTGTCTGGAAGACGGGCTGAAACTGACGATGCTCAAGCGGCATTTGCGGACGGCCTATGGCATGACGCCGAATGAGTATCGCAAGCGCTGGCACCTGCCTGCCACCTACCCCATGGTGGCTCCCAGTTACTCGGCGCGGCGTTCGGATTTAGCGAAAACCAGCGGCCTGGGGACGAAAGAGCTGCACAACAAACAGGCTGTTCCAGGGGCGGCCACACCCGCAGAGATCGAGGCGGCGGAAACCCAACCTGAGGCAAAGCCGGAAGTGACAGTCTTCAAGGCCCATCAACGAGGCAGAAAGAAAGCGGTTCCCGCAGGTTAA